From the genome of Leptotrichia sp. oral taxon 847:
GCAACCAATAATTACAAACAGTTGTCATTACTTGGGAAAGTTTTAAGATTTGTAACTTTTGGAATGGCATAAAACAAAAAAATCACACTTTTAAGAATTAATTTAAATTTAATATTCTTGAGAGTGTTTTTTTGTGCAAATTATTAAAAAATATGATAAAATTATAGTGCTATTTTTCATATTGAATAGTAAATTTTTTATCAAGGGGACAAGACTCTTTGTCATAAGTAAAGTATAGTTTTTATCTATTAAATGAGTTTTTAGTATAAATTAAAAAAGGGAGAAAAATATGAAGATATTGGGAGTGATACCAGCAAGATATGCTTCTACAAGATTTGAAGGCAAGCCATTAAAAGATATAAATGGAAATCCAATGATTGAATGGGTTTATAAGCGAGCAAAAAATGCTAATATTGATAAATTAACTGTTGCAACTGACGATAAAAGAATATTTGATGCAGTTAAAAAATTTGGTGGAAATGTGGTTATGACTTCAAACAATCACAAAAACGGGACTTCGAGAATAATTGAAGTTATAAATAGAGAAAAATATAAAGATTTTGATTTTGTAATAAATATTCAGGGGGACGAGCCTTTAATAGATATTAAGTCTATAAATATTTTGGCTGATAATTATAGAAGCCAAAAGTCTGAAATTATTACATTAAAGCAAGAAATTATTGAAAAAAGTGATATTTTAAATCCGAATGTCGTAAAAGTTATTACGGATTTTTATGATAATGCAATTTATTTTAGTAGACTTCCAATTCCATTTGAGCGGGGAAAAATACAAAATTTTAAATATTATCGACATATTGGGATTTATGGATATACGACAAAATTTTTAAATGAACTTAGTAATTTGAAAGATGGAATTTTGCAAAGAATGGAGTCGCTTGAACAGTTAAAATTTATGGAAAATGGTTATAAAATAAAAGTTTTAGAAACGGATTCCAAAGTTATTGGAGTTGATACAAAAGAGGACTTGGAAGAAGTTATAAAGTTTGTTAAAGAGAATAACATTGTTTTAAAATAAAGTAATTTATTGACTAAATTATAGATTTTAAAAAAATTGTTGCGTTTAGTGTTGTAATTTATAAAATAAGAATTTGGAAGTGGTAAATATGTTAAATGGAGTAATGATACAATATTTTGAGTGGAATTTAGCTGATGATGGAAAACATTGGGAAAGACTAAAAAATGATGCCGCTCATCTAAAAGAAATTGGAGTTTCAGCAGTTTGGATTCCTCCTGCCTATAAAGGGACTTTTTCAGGAGATGTTGGATACGGTGCTTATGATTTGTGGGATTTGGGAGAGTTTAATCAAAAAGGAACTGTGCGTACAAAATACGGAACAAAAGAAGAACTCATTGATGCGATTAATGAACTTCATAAATATGGA
Proteins encoded in this window:
- the kdsB gene encoding 3-deoxy-manno-octulosonate cytidylyltransferase; the protein is MKILGVIPARYASTRFEGKPLKDINGNPMIEWVYKRAKNANIDKLTVATDDKRIFDAVKKFGGNVVMTSNNHKNGTSRIIEVINREKYKDFDFVINIQGDEPLIDIKSINILADNYRSQKSEIITLKQEIIEKSDILNPNVVKVITDFYDNAIYFSRLPIPFERGKIQNFKYYRHIGIYGYTTKFLNELSNLKDGILQRMESLEQLKFMENGYKIKVLETDSKVIGVDTKEDLEEVIKFVKENNIVLK